The segment CACGCCCAAGGGCTCGACGACCTCGGCGGCGTTCACGATGACGTACAGCTTCTAGTCCTGGACGCCGCAACGCATCGCCCGTAGGAGAAGGGGGCGGATCCCGCCTGGGACCCGCCCCCTTTGTCTTCACCGCGGACCGGTCCGATCAATCGCGGCGCGGCATCGCCGCCGCATCGGGCGCCGGAAGATCTGTTCCTCCGCGCACCGACCACCCCGTCTTCAGCCCGATCACGAACCACGCCAGGGCCAGCGTCCCGACCGCGAAGATCGTGTCGCCGATCACCCGCAGCCAGCGCAGGGTCTGCAAGTAGTCCTGCTGCAGGAACTCGGCCGAGCGGGCGTACCACAGCCCGTCGCGCACGCTGGCCATCGTCTGGGCCAGGCCCACCGGCAGCACGCTGATCAGCACCATGGCCGCCAGCCCGATGTTGATGGCCCAGAAGGCGAAGCGGATGACCCCGTCCTTCCAGATCCGGCGCGCGGCCAAGCCCTTGAGCACGAAGAGCATCAGCCCGATGCCCAGCATGCCGTAGACCCCGAACAGCGCCGTGTGGCCGTGCACCGGCGTGGTGTTCAGACCCTGCATGTAGTAGAGCGCGATGGGCGGGTTGATGAGGAAGCCGAAGACGC is part of the bacterium genome and harbors:
- a CDS encoding cbb3-type cytochrome c oxidase subunit I codes for the protein LWVEGFFEVFATVVIAFLFVRLGLLKVKTATAATLFSTNVFLAGGIIGTFHHLYFTGTPTAVLALGATFSALEVVPLVLMGFEAYHNLTLSRAKPWLEAYKWPIYCFIAVAFWNLVGAGVFGFLINPPIALYYMQGLNTTPVHGHTALFGVYGMLGIGLMLFVLKGLAARRIWKDGVIRFAFWAINIGLAAMVLISVLPVGLAQTMASVRDGLWYARSAEFLQQDYLQTLRWLRVIGDTIFAVGTLALAWFVIGLKTGWSVRGGTDLPAPDAAAMPRRD